A stretch of Paludisphaera borealis DNA encodes these proteins:
- the ruvB gene encoding Holliday junction branch migration DNA helicase RuvB — MAREVKIKGKPDDDDRAPRSKAPQNDEGEPQPKAEAGDEKLRPQRLGEIVGQRAVAERLSIALSAARKRNEPLPHILFDGPPGLGKTTFASVLHNELGVELNLTSGASLDKKMDVMPYLTNASEGSILFIDEIHRLPRAVEEFIYPVMEDFRVDVVLGEGMSARTINLPLKKFTIIGATTRSGMLSAPLRERFHMHEHLEFYDADDLARIININAAKLRTTVTPDAAWELASRSRGTPRIANARLRWVRDYAVACADGEINLAIARDALDMQEIDSEGMDKQDRRYLETLIRVFKGGPTGVEALAATMTISLDTIRDEVEPFLLRREFVVRTPRGRVATSAAYRHLGLVEPEPEPDPLFGPQRRLFE, encoded by the coding sequence ATGGCGCGCGAAGTGAAGATCAAGGGAAAGCCCGACGACGACGACCGAGCCCCGAGGTCCAAGGCCCCCCAGAACGACGAGGGCGAGCCGCAGCCCAAGGCCGAGGCGGGCGACGAGAAGCTTCGTCCCCAGCGGCTCGGCGAGATCGTCGGCCAGCGCGCCGTCGCCGAACGGCTGTCGATCGCCCTGTCCGCGGCCCGCAAGCGCAACGAGCCGCTGCCGCACATCCTCTTCGACGGCCCTCCCGGGCTGGGCAAGACGACCTTCGCGAGCGTCCTCCACAACGAGCTAGGCGTCGAGCTGAACCTGACCAGCGGCGCGTCGCTCGATAAGAAGATGGACGTCATGCCGTACCTGACCAATGCGTCGGAAGGCTCGATCCTCTTCATCGACGAGATCCACCGCCTGCCCCGCGCCGTCGAGGAGTTCATCTACCCCGTCATGGAAGACTTCCGGGTCGACGTGGTGCTCGGCGAGGGGATGTCGGCGCGGACGATCAACCTGCCGCTCAAGAAGTTCACGATCATCGGGGCCACCACCCGCAGCGGCATGCTCTCGGCCCCGCTCCGGGAGCGGTTCCACATGCACGAGCATCTGGAATTCTACGACGCCGACGACCTCGCCCGGATCATCAACATCAACGCCGCCAAGCTGCGGACGACCGTCACGCCCGACGCCGCCTGGGAGCTGGCCAGTCGCAGCCGAGGCACGCCGCGGATCGCCAACGCCCGGCTCCGCTGGGTGCGCGATTACGCCGTGGCCTGCGCCGACGGCGAGATCAACCTGGCCATCGCCCGCGACGCGCTCGACATGCAGGAGATCGACTCCGAAGGCATGGACAAGCAGGACAGACGCTACCTTGAGACCCTGATCCGGGTCTTCAAGGGAGGCCCGACCGGCGTCGAGGCGCTGGCCGCCACCATGACGATCTCGCTCGACACCATCCGCGACGAGGTCGAGCCGTTCCTCCTCCGTCGCGAGTTCGTCGTCCGCACCCCGCGCGGTCGGGTGGCCACTTCGGCCGCCTACCGTCACCTGGGTCTCGTCGAACCCGAACCGGAGCCGGACCCGCTGTTCGGCCCCCAGCGCCGGCTGTTCGAGTAA
- the ruvA gene encoding Holliday junction branch migration protein RuvA — MITQIRGVLRSVNDEALTLAVEPFELEVLIPEHTRRQLQGKVGESITLHTTFYIEGQAMGGKMVPRLIGFLSPVDREFFDTFCSVDGVGVRKALRAMVRPVRELARTIQEQDVKVLATFPGIGEAMAERIVAKLRRKVGIFALIVTPEGAGPLSHANGEAENAEPDVVRDTFSALLSVGHSEMEARAALDRVLSGKKKFKSVADMIEAIYQQSKP; from the coding sequence GTGATCACGCAAATCCGAGGTGTTCTCCGGTCGGTGAATGACGAGGCTCTGACCCTGGCGGTCGAGCCGTTCGAGCTCGAGGTCTTGATACCCGAGCACACGCGCAGGCAGCTTCAGGGGAAGGTGGGCGAGTCGATCACGTTGCACACGACGTTCTACATCGAGGGGCAGGCGATGGGGGGCAAGATGGTCCCTCGCCTGATCGGCTTCCTCTCGCCGGTCGACCGCGAGTTCTTCGACACCTTCTGCTCGGTCGACGGCGTCGGCGTTCGCAAGGCGCTCCGGGCCATGGTCCGGCCGGTCCGCGAGCTGGCCCGGACGATCCAGGAGCAAGACGTCAAGGTGCTGGCCACGTTCCCCGGGATCGGCGAGGCGATGGCCGAGCGAATCGTCGCCAAGCTGCGCCGCAAGGTCGGCATATTCGCCCTGATCGTCACGCCCGAGGGAGCGGGGCCGCTGTCGCATGCCAACGGCGAGGCCGAAAACGCCGAGCCCGACGTGGTCCGCGACACGTTCTCCGCGCTGCTGTCCGTGGGTCACAGCGAGATGGAGGCGCGAGCCGCCCTCGACCGCGTGCTCTCAGGCAAGAAGAAGTTCAAGTCGGTGGCCGATATGATCGAAGCCATCTACCAGCAGAGCAAGCCGTGA
- a CDS encoding HEAT repeat domain-containing protein, protein MDEGILRTRANRRAIARLSVVLAACAAGCTTYVGTTARSFLGHVRNNPDPNVRYVAYSKLGSKDLYDNSEQKSEAVATLIEKYERGKEPVAIRAVICRSLGDLGDPSARAVLLRAVHDQEAVIKIEACRALGKVGRSEDATVLAQIMTLDHLEDARIAAIEGLADLKSRDPRIYKVLLDAMEHEDPAIRLASVGALRKLTGKDEGTEVAAWRRAVEPIIAQATTDAAADPATASATATPAKPPTDPSTKPAAGLKLFAPRPPR, encoded by the coding sequence ATGGACGAGGGAATTCTCCGCACCCGCGCGAATCGGCGAGCGATCGCTCGCCTCTCCGTCGTCCTGGCCGCCTGCGCGGCGGGCTGCACGACCTACGTGGGCACCACCGCGCGCAGCTTCCTCGGGCACGTCCGGAACAACCCCGACCCGAACGTCCGCTACGTCGCCTACTCCAAGCTCGGCTCGAAGGACCTCTACGACAACTCCGAGCAGAAGAGCGAGGCGGTCGCGACGCTGATCGAGAAGTACGAGCGCGGCAAGGAGCCGGTGGCGATCCGCGCCGTCATCTGCCGCAGTCTCGGTGATCTGGGCGATCCGAGCGCGCGCGCCGTCTTGCTCCGCGCCGTGCACGACCAGGAGGCCGTGATCAAGATCGAAGCCTGCCGCGCGCTGGGCAAGGTCGGGCGCTCCGAGGACGCGACGGTCCTCGCCCAGATCATGACGCTCGATCACCTTGAGGATGCGCGGATCGCCGCCATCGAAGGGCTGGCCGACCTCAAGAGCCGGGACCCGCGGATCTACAAGGTCCTGCTCGACGCCATGGAGCACGAAGACCCGGCCATCCGCCTGGCGTCCGTGGGCGCGCTCCGCAAGCTCACCGGCAAGGACGAAGGGACCGAGGTCGCCGCCTGGCGACGCGCCGTCGAGCCGATCATCGCCCAGGCGACGACCGACGCCGCCGCCGATCCCGCGACCGCGTCGGCGACCGCGACCCCCGCGAAGCCTCCGACCGATCCCTCGACGAAGCCCGCCGCCGGCCTCAAGCTTTTCGCGCCGCGCCCCCCGCGCTGA
- a CDS encoding endonuclease MutS2 yields the protein MSQPRGDMDSHTLDLLGLDKIRALVAARAACSLGKDAARGLEPLHDPGEIHAKQALTTEMAEAIVSGLQPPLGGLHDIRPLVRRAQVGAMLEAEELAEVAETLRSMGNLDAWLVRIGDRFPRLGGLRQEVGEFSGVSTAIEGCLDSRAKMLDSASRRLAALRREISQVEERIQETLRSMLRSPEIRRALRYPNFTMVGHHYVIPVAKEHRGEISGSVQRTSASSETVYIEPTAIAEKSAQLSYIRAREAKEIRRILRWLSAQVGQVGDALLRTLVVMAEIDLIFAKARYSLDYRMTAVDISNDGKLVLRKARHPLLEAILRRDPALGLEPLPAPPAQEARGAAVEADPESGESAPAEAASAVSASPAPRPREVVPIDVHLGLRFRMLVITGPNTGGKTVALKTVGLLSIMSQMGLHIPASQGSQLPVFDDVLADIGDEQSLEQSLSTFSSHIRRISEIIGKASERSLVLLDELGAGTDPAEGASLGRAILDELDSIGVLAMVTTHIGDLKTYALSNPRAENAAVEFDIESLQPKYHVHIGDVGQSNALKIARRLSLPEHLVARAEKYLEEQTGSSQPEWDMVARMRKDAEEARQAAIEAQAEAELTREALAQQLETLQRESRREDSLIEARARLQPGDRVVVPKMGYDRPGRVVKIDPRKRMATVAIGHVTWNVAIDELVPQSTRVPEPTTPARGARGKTPKLEDFDDR from the coding sequence GTGAGTCAGCCGCGAGGCGATATGGACAGCCACACGCTCGATCTTCTGGGTCTCGACAAGATCCGCGCCCTCGTCGCGGCGCGCGCGGCGTGCTCGCTGGGGAAGGACGCCGCTCGGGGCCTGGAACCACTCCACGATCCGGGCGAGATCCACGCCAAGCAGGCGCTCACGACCGAGATGGCCGAGGCGATCGTCTCGGGCCTTCAGCCGCCGCTCGGCGGGCTGCACGACATTCGACCGCTCGTCCGCCGCGCCCAGGTCGGGGCGATGCTCGAAGCCGAGGAACTTGCCGAGGTCGCCGAGACGCTTCGGTCGATGGGGAACCTCGACGCCTGGCTGGTGCGGATCGGCGATCGGTTCCCCCGGCTCGGCGGTCTTCGCCAGGAGGTCGGCGAGTTCTCCGGCGTCAGCACGGCGATCGAGGGCTGCCTGGACAGCCGGGCCAAGATGCTCGACTCGGCCAGCCGTCGCCTCGCGGCCCTCCGTCGCGAGATCAGCCAGGTAGAGGAGCGAATCCAGGAGACCCTGCGGTCGATGCTTCGCTCGCCCGAAATCCGCCGGGCGCTGCGGTATCCCAACTTCACGATGGTCGGCCATCACTACGTGATCCCCGTCGCCAAGGAGCATCGCGGCGAGATCTCGGGCTCGGTTCAGCGCACCAGCGCCAGCAGCGAAACGGTCTATATCGAACCGACGGCCATCGCCGAAAAGTCGGCCCAGCTCTCCTACATTCGGGCGCGCGAGGCGAAGGAGATCCGCCGCATCCTGCGGTGGCTGAGCGCCCAGGTGGGGCAGGTCGGCGACGCGCTGCTGCGGACCCTGGTCGTCATGGCTGAGATCGACCTGATCTTCGCCAAGGCGCGGTACAGCCTCGATTACCGGATGACGGCCGTCGACATCAGCAACGACGGCAAGCTAGTGCTGCGGAAGGCGAGACACCCGCTGCTCGAAGCCATCCTCCGCCGCGATCCGGCCCTGGGACTCGAACCGCTTCCCGCTCCGCCGGCCCAGGAGGCCCGTGGCGCTGCGGTCGAGGCTGATCCGGAGTCTGGGGAGTCCGCTCCGGCGGAAGCCGCCTCGGCCGTCTCAGCGAGCCCCGCGCCGCGCCCTCGTGAGGTCGTGCCGATCGACGTTCATCTCGGCCTCCGGTTCCGGATGCTGGTGATCACGGGACCGAACACGGGCGGCAAGACGGTGGCGCTCAAGACGGTCGGGCTGCTGTCGATCATGTCGCAGATGGGTCTGCACATCCCGGCGTCGCAGGGCTCGCAACTGCCCGTCTTCGACGACGTGCTCGCCGACATCGGCGACGAGCAGAGCCTGGAGCAATCGTTGTCGACCTTCTCGTCGCATATCCGGCGGATCTCCGAGATCATTGGCAAGGCGTCTGAGCGGTCGCTGGTGTTGCTCGACGAGCTGGGCGCGGGAACCGACCCGGCCGAGGGCGCCTCGCTCGGTCGGGCGATCCTCGACGAGCTGGACAGCATCGGCGTCCTGGCGATGGTGACGACGCACATCGGCGACCTCAAAACGTACGCCCTCTCGAACCCTCGGGCCGAGAACGCGGCGGTCGAGTTCGACATCGAGAGCCTTCAGCCGAAGTACCATGTCCACATCGGCGACGTGGGGCAGTCGAACGCCCTCAAAATCGCCCGCCGACTGAGCCTTCCCGAACATCTCGTCGCCCGCGCGGAGAAGTACCTCGAAGAGCAAACGGGATCGTCTCAGCCCGAGTGGGACATGGTCGCCCGGATGCGCAAGGACGCCGAGGAAGCGCGCCAGGCGGCCATCGAGGCGCAGGCCGAAGCCGAGCTGACGCGCGAAGCCCTCGCGCAACAGCTCGAAACCCTCCAGCGCGAGAGCCGCCGCGAGGATTCGCTGATCGAGGCCCGCGCGCGGCTGCAGCCGGGAGACCGGGTCGTCGTTCCCAAGATGGGCTACGACCGCCCCGGGCGCGTCGTGAAGATCGATCCGCGAAAACGGATGGCGACCGTGGCGATCGGCCACGTGACCTGGAACGTCGCGATCGACGAGCTAGTGCCGCAGTCGACGCGCGTCCCCGAGCCGACGACCCCGGCCCGGGGCGCTCGCGGGAAGACCCCGAAGCTCGAAGACTTCGACGACCGCTGA
- the glgB gene encoding 1,4-alpha-glucan branching protein GlgB encodes MALMTRQQSTVSQADLDLITHASHWNPFTILGPHPSSTKEGSKGWTIRAFLPEARRASVVDLSRGEPGKLYPMEKTHADGFFEASFPDRSEAFPYRLKIENHEGHSWELVDPYAFEPVLTDFDLHLLGEGTHLHNYERLGAHLRTHQGFRGVNFAVWAPNAQRVSVVGNFNHWDGRRHPMRNRGATGIWEIFIPDLCEGEVYKFEIKSRHHAYTVQKSDPYGLAAEFRPKTASVVWDISRFSWGDTEWMANRAQRQALDQPMSIYEVHLGSWKRKVEKDNGFLSYRELAEQLVAHLKHSHFTHIELMPITEHPFDGSWGYQPVGYFAPTARHGSPDDFAYFIDHLHQNGIGVILDWVPAHFPNDVHGLGYFDGTHLYEHADPRLGEHRDWGTKIFNYGRPEVRNFLFGNALFWLDRYHIDGLRVDAVASMLYLDYSREPGEWVPNIFGGNENLEAIDFLKQLNEICHREHPGILTIAEESTSWSGVSRPTYLGGLGFSLKWNMGWMNDTLRYFAKDPVYRKYEHGGLTFSMIYAFSENFILPLSHDEVVHGKRSLLDKMPGDLWQKFANLRLLYGYMYGHPGKKLLYMGDEIAQWREWNHDESIDWHLLDWPDHRGVFQLVTDLNALYKHQASLHQIDFDWQGYEWLELHDWENSVLAFLRRAKNSEDAMVVVCNFTPVVRDDYRVGVPTEGFYEEILNTDADIYGGSNVGNHGGVWSHHEPHAGRPFHISLRLPPLGVLFLKVPTTAGAGPKKK; translated from the coding sequence ATGGCTCTGATGACACGGCAGCAGTCGACGGTCTCCCAGGCGGATCTCGACCTGATCACGCACGCGAGCCATTGGAACCCGTTCACGATCCTGGGTCCGCATCCCTCGTCCACCAAGGAGGGCTCCAAAGGCTGGACGATCCGCGCCTTCTTGCCGGAAGCCCGCCGGGCCAGCGTCGTCGACCTGTCGCGCGGCGAGCCCGGCAAGCTCTACCCGATGGAGAAGACTCACGCCGACGGCTTCTTCGAAGCTTCGTTCCCCGACCGCTCCGAGGCGTTTCCCTATCGGCTCAAGATCGAGAACCATGAAGGCCATTCGTGGGAGCTGGTCGACCCCTACGCCTTCGAGCCGGTGCTCACCGACTTCGACCTGCACCTGCTGGGCGAGGGGACCCACCTTCACAACTACGAGCGCCTGGGAGCCCATCTCCGCACCCATCAAGGGTTTCGAGGCGTCAATTTCGCCGTCTGGGCGCCCAACGCGCAGCGCGTGAGCGTGGTCGGCAATTTCAACCATTGGGACGGCCGCAGGCACCCGATGCGCAACCGGGGCGCCACCGGAATCTGGGAGATCTTCATCCCCGACCTCTGCGAAGGCGAAGTCTACAAGTTCGAGATCAAGAGCCGACACCACGCCTACACCGTGCAGAAGTCCGACCCTTACGGACTTGCGGCCGAGTTCCGGCCCAAGACGGCCTCGGTGGTCTGGGACATCTCGCGGTTCTCGTGGGGCGACACGGAGTGGATGGCGAACCGGGCGCAGCGGCAGGCGCTCGATCAGCCGATGTCGATCTACGAAGTCCACCTCGGCTCCTGGAAGCGCAAGGTCGAGAAAGACAACGGCTTTCTCAGCTACCGCGAGCTGGCCGAGCAACTGGTCGCCCACCTCAAGCACAGCCACTTCACGCACATCGAGCTGATGCCGATCACCGAGCATCCCTTCGATGGAAGCTGGGGCTACCAGCCGGTCGGCTACTTCGCCCCCACGGCGCGGCACGGCAGCCCGGACGACTTCGCCTACTTCATCGACCACCTCCACCAGAACGGGATCGGCGTGATCCTCGACTGGGTTCCCGCGCACTTCCCCAATGACGTGCATGGGCTCGGGTACTTCGACGGCACCCACCTGTACGAGCACGCCGACCCCCGGCTGGGCGAGCATCGCGACTGGGGGACCAAGATCTTCAACTACGGCCGGCCGGAAGTCCGCAACTTCCTGTTCGGCAACGCTCTGTTCTGGCTCGACCGCTACCACATCGACGGCCTCCGCGTCGACGCCGTCGCCTCGATGCTCTATCTCGACTACTCCCGCGAACCGGGCGAGTGGGTCCCCAACATCTTCGGCGGCAATGAGAACCTGGAAGCCATCGACTTCCTCAAGCAGCTCAACGAGATCTGCCATCGCGAGCATCCCGGAATCCTGACCATCGCCGAGGAATCGACGAGCTGGTCGGGCGTCTCGCGGCCCACTTATCTGGGAGGGCTCGGCTTCAGCCTCAAGTGGAACATGGGCTGGATGAACGACACCCTCCGCTACTTCGCGAAGGACCCGGTCTATCGGAAGTACGAGCACGGCGGGCTGACGTTCAGCATGATCTACGCGTTCAGCGAGAACTTCATCCTCCCGCTCTCGCACGACGAGGTCGTCCACGGCAAGCGTTCGCTGCTCGACAAGATGCCCGGCGACCTCTGGCAGAAATTCGCCAACCTCCGCCTTCTCTACGGCTACATGTACGGCCACCCCGGCAAGAAGCTGCTGTACATGGGCGACGAGATCGCCCAGTGGCGCGAGTGGAACCACGACGAGAGCATCGATTGGCACCTCCTCGACTGGCCCGACCATCGCGGGGTCTTCCAGCTCGTCACCGACCTGAACGCGCTGTACAAGCATCAGGCGTCGCTGCACCAGATCGACTTCGACTGGCAAGGCTATGAGTGGCTCGAACTCCACGACTGGGAGAACAGCGTGCTCGCCTTCCTGCGCCGGGCGAAGAACTCGGAAGACGCGATGGTCGTGGTCTGCAACTTCACGCCGGTCGTTCGCGACGACTACCGCGTCGGGGTGCCGACCGAAGGGTTCTACGAGGAGATCCTCAACACCGACGCCGACATTTACGGCGGGTCGAACGTGGGTAATCACGGCGGCGTCTGGTCGCATCACGAGCCGCACGCCGGCCGGCCGTTCCACATCTCGCTCCGCCTGCCCCCGTTGGGCGTCCTCTTCCTCAAGGTGCCCACAACCGCCGGCGCGGGACCGAAGAAGAAGTAA
- the nadA gene encoding quinolinate synthase NadA, giving the protein MIATPAAVDNPGLAALPFETYRQAPNAELNERIEAVKRELGDALLILGHHYQQDEVIRFADLRGDSLKLSQLAAESRACRAIVFCGVHFMAETADILSRDEVTVHLPDMGAGCSMADMADLDSVEAAWADLGELIDVEDLTPVTYINSTAELKAFCGRHGGIVCTSTNARKVLDWAFAKNSRALFFPDQHLGRNTARAMGIPLDRMHVWNPRLPLGGNSVEAIENSRVLLWRGHCSVHQMFKPAHVGQFRKQFPGIKVLVHPECMMEVVELADLVGSTEFIIKTVENAPAGSTWAVGTELHLVNRLAAENPDKTIHFLSPMVCMCATMSRIDLPHLAWCLDNLARGTPVNQVKVPDETARWARVALQRMLDLP; this is encoded by the coding sequence ATGATCGCCACTCCCGCCGCAGTCGACAATCCCGGCCTCGCCGCCTTGCCGTTCGAGACCTATCGGCAGGCTCCCAACGCCGAACTCAACGAGCGCATCGAGGCGGTCAAGCGCGAGCTGGGCGATGCGCTCCTGATCCTCGGCCATCACTATCAGCAGGATGAGGTCATCCGGTTCGCCGACCTGCGCGGCGACAGCCTGAAGCTCAGCCAGCTTGCGGCCGAGAGCCGGGCCTGCCGTGCGATCGTCTTTTGCGGCGTGCATTTCATGGCCGAGACCGCCGACATCCTCTCGCGCGACGAGGTGACCGTCCACCTGCCCGACATGGGCGCGGGTTGCAGCATGGCCGACATGGCCGACCTCGACTCCGTCGAGGCCGCCTGGGCCGACCTCGGCGAGCTTATCGACGTCGAAGACCTCACGCCGGTGACCTACATCAATTCGACGGCCGAGTTGAAGGCGTTCTGCGGACGCCACGGCGGCATCGTCTGCACCAGCACGAACGCGCGCAAGGTCCTCGATTGGGCCTTCGCCAAGAACAGTCGGGCGCTCTTCTTCCCGGATCAGCACCTCGGACGCAACACCGCGCGGGCGATGGGCATTCCGCTCGACCGGATGCACGTCTGGAACCCCCGGCTGCCGCTGGGGGGCAACTCGGTCGAGGCGATCGAGAACAGCCGCGTCTTGCTCTGGCGCGGGCATTGCTCGGTCCACCAGATGTTCAAGCCGGCGCATGTCGGCCAGTTCCGCAAGCAGTTCCCCGGCATCAAGGTTCTGGTGCATCCGGAGTGCATGATGGAGGTCGTCGAGCTGGCCGACCTGGTTGGGTCGACCGAGTTCATCATCAAGACGGTCGAGAACGCCCCCGCGGGCAGCACCTGGGCCGTCGGCACCGAGCTTCACCTGGTCAACCGGCTGGCCGCCGAGAATCCCGACAAGACGATCCATTTCCTGTCGCCGATGGTCTGCATGTGCGCGACGATGTCCCGGATCGACCTTCCCCACCTGGCCTGGTGCCTGGACAATCTGGCGCGGGGCACGCCCGTGAACCAGGTCAAGGTCCCCGACGAGACCGCGCGATGGGCTCGCGTCGCCTTGCAGCGGATGCTCGATCTGCCTTGA
- a CDS encoding ATP-binding protein produces MLRSRRASSATSIRTTGRLCHDTPLTSEEHVVEPEATVLLVDHNDADRARFRSILSHGGYAVFETSRGEDVVLKARDVRPHLIVLDAALPDLDVTAACQAIRCDGAIAGTPVLILTVGHDDSGVLAGLNAGADDYTTKDSAPELILARVRRLVQYRKLSDLAVLDRQLVQVGRLLAGIVHEIRGPLSVIRGSAELLRLSLHDRDDDLQWVDSILRGSSLLQLRLEHLMAAVRPGPVHLQPVDVGSLLAEAVDLFTKGLPPNQRQVRVETRCGHLHEIHGDAGRLMQVLFDLLSNAHQAIAASGKEGGILLRTDSVHEGQTEWVRMEVLDEGPGIPDNYLRRIFEPFFTTREGGSGYGLYLASEIVRELGGRLTARNNPGGGACFTVLLPARSAVAGSASAGR; encoded by the coding sequence GTGCTTCGCAGCAGGCGTGCATCGTCCGCGACGTCGATCCGAACCACCGGACGCCTTTGCCACGACACGCCGCTGACGAGCGAGGAACACGTAGTGGAGCCCGAGGCGACCGTCTTACTCGTCGATCACAACGACGCCGACCGGGCGCGTTTCCGCTCGATTTTATCGCACGGCGGGTACGCCGTTTTCGAGACGTCGCGGGGCGAGGACGTGGTTCTCAAGGCACGCGACGTCCGGCCGCATTTGATCGTCCTCGACGCCGCGCTTCCCGATCTCGACGTGACGGCGGCGTGCCAGGCGATTCGTTGCGACGGCGCGATCGCCGGAACCCCTGTGTTGATCCTCACCGTAGGCCACGACGATTCCGGCGTCCTGGCGGGTTTGAATGCGGGCGCGGACGATTATACGACCAAGGACTCCGCTCCGGAGTTGATCCTGGCGCGCGTCCGGCGCCTGGTCCAGTACCGCAAGCTCTCGGATCTGGCGGTGCTCGATCGCCAGTTGGTGCAGGTCGGTCGGTTGCTCGCGGGGATCGTCCACGAGATCCGGGGGCCGCTCTCGGTCATCCGCGGCAGCGCCGAGCTGCTGCGATTGAGCCTTCACGACCGAGACGACGACTTGCAGTGGGTCGACTCGATCCTTCGCGGGTCGAGTCTGCTCCAACTCCGGCTTGAGCACCTGATGGCGGCGGTCCGGCCCGGCCCGGTGCACCTCCAGCCGGTCGACGTGGGTTCGCTGCTCGCGGAGGCGGTCGACCTGTTCACGAAGGGGTTGCCGCCGAATCAACGGCAGGTGAGAGTCGAGACCCGTTGCGGCCATCTGCACGAGATTCACGGCGACGCGGGGAGGCTGATGCAGGTCCTGTTCGATCTTCTCTCCAACGCCCACCAGGCGATCGCCGCGTCGGGCAAGGAGGGGGGGATTCTGCTACGGACCGACAGCGTCCACGAGGGCCAGACCGAATGGGTCCGGATGGAAGTCCTCGACGAAGGACCGGGAATCCCCGACAACTACCTGCGGCGGATCTTCGAACCGTTCTTCACGACGAGGGAAGGGGGGAGCGGTTACGGCTTGTATCTCGCCTCCGAGATCGTCCGCGAGCTGGGAGGCCGGCTGACCGCCCGTAACAATCCCGGCGGCGGCGCCTGCTTCACGGTCCTGCTCCCGGCCCGCTCGGCGGTCGCGGGCTCGGCGTCGGCGGGTCGCTGA
- a CDS encoding phosphoenolpyruvate hydrolase family protein has protein sequence MAETRSTILESFRKKVAAGLPIIGGGAGTGLSAKCEEAGGIDLIVIYNSGRFRMAGRGSLAGLMPYGNANAIVKEMAYEVLTAVDHTPVVAGVCATDPFMITDVFLRELKELGFAGIQNFPTVGLIDGVFRANLEETGMGFDCEIACIKKAHELDLLTTPYAFDPDQARKLTEAGADLIVAHMGLTTKGSIGARTSRSIDDCVRDVAEIVASARSVRDDVLVLCHGGPIAMPDDARYVLDRVEGLDGFYGASSMERLPTEQAIAQQTRDFVGLRRGRGKPKSE, from the coding sequence ATGGCGGAAACGCGTTCGACGATCCTGGAGAGCTTCCGCAAGAAGGTCGCGGCCGGCCTGCCGATCATCGGCGGCGGGGCGGGGACCGGCCTGAGTGCCAAGTGCGAGGAGGCCGGCGGGATCGACCTGATCGTGATCTACAATTCGGGACGGTTCCGGATGGCGGGCCGAGGCTCGCTCGCGGGCCTCATGCCGTATGGAAACGCCAACGCCATCGTCAAGGAAATGGCGTACGAGGTTTTGACCGCCGTCGACCACACGCCGGTCGTGGCGGGCGTCTGCGCGACCGACCCGTTCATGATCACCGACGTGTTCCTTCGCGAGCTGAAGGAGCTGGGCTTCGCCGGAATCCAGAATTTCCCGACCGTCGGCCTGATCGACGGCGTCTTCCGCGCGAACCTCGAAGAGACGGGAATGGGCTTCGACTGCGAGATCGCCTGCATCAAGAAGGCCCACGAGCTGGATCTGCTGACCACGCCCTACGCCTTCGACCCGGACCAGGCGCGGAAGCTCACTGAAGCCGGTGCCGACTTGATCGTGGCTCACATGGGTCTGACGACCAAGGGGAGCATCGGCGCTCGGACGTCGCGGTCGATCGACGACTGCGTCCGCGACGTGGCCGAGATCGTCGCCTCGGCCCGATCGGTCCGTGACGACGTCCTCGTCCTGTGCCACGGCGGTCCGATCGCCATGCCGGACGACGCCCGCTACGTGCTCGATCGCGTCGAGGGACTCGACGGCTTCTACGGCGCCAGCTCGATGGAGCGATTGCCGACCGAGCAAGCCATCGCCCAGCAGACGCGCGATTTCGTCGGCCTGCGGCGCGGACGCGGCAAGCCGAAGTCCGAATAA